In Heyndrickxia vini, the sequence ATGTAAGAGTTGCTTCTACTTTTGGATTTTCATTTCCTTTATTTTTTTTACCTTTACTTTCCTCTACATTGTATAAAGCCTCGTACTGAACAATCCAACCTGTTTGTTCTGCGTCTTCATTTATAACTGGATTCAATAAATAATACTTTTTTATATCTTTGGAGAGAAAATCTTTCTTTAGTTCCTTAAACATTTTACTTTTTTTTACGTATTTAAGAAACTGATCTTGGGTGATTGTATTCGAGTCATTAGATGCTTTAGATAGTCCTGTGTTTACGAATACCATGATTAATACTGCAACAATTAATAAAAACTTCTTCATACAATTCCCCCTATATATTAAAATATTTGGTATACCATTTTCTATTATGTCATATTTTTCCATTCATTTAAATGGAAATTTCAAAATAATTAAATATTTATAAAAAGAAGCTAATAAAAGTGATACCAATTTTACACACGTTCGTCTAAATTAATATAGGGGGGGATAATAATGACTTCTGAAGATTTCGAGTCTCTTTATTTTGAGTATAGCGATAAAATTTACAGTTATATTTTTCTGTATATTAAAAACAAAGAAATTACAGAAGATTTAACCCATGATACATTTTATAAAGCATTTAAAAACATAAATTCATTTAAAGGTAATTCCACAATTTATACATGGCTTATTAAGATTGCAAGGAATATAGTTTTTGATCATTTTAGACGAAAAAAGGTTCTTCGTTTTTTTTCAATCGAGAAACATGATTCAAGAAAGGATGAAATTACACCGCAAGAAATTCTTATTAAAGGAGAGGAGGTAAAGTTATTATATGAAGCCATCAACAAATTAAAATTAGAGTATCGAGAGATTATTATACTACGAAAAATTAAGGAACTCTCAATTAAAGAAATATCAATAATCTTAGGTTGGAGTGAAACCAAAATTAAAAATACAACTTCAAGGGCACTGGCAGCTTTAAGGGAGAATTTTCCTAAGGGAGAGGAGGATTTTAATGAAAAATTCACTGAAATGGGAAAAACTCTATAATCAATTAAACAATATTAGCCGTCCTAATGAAAGCAAAATTAACACATTTCATTTATTAGAAAAAAAATTAGCAAATCAGAAAAGCATAAAAAATAGTCCTTTTATTAATGGAATTAGTGTCATCGCTGTAGCATTTATTTTGGCGATATTAAGCTTCTCAAACCTATTTAATGAACCTTCTAATACAAAATCATTTAAAACTGCTGATAACCCTTATATTGAGCAAATAAAAGGGAAAAAGATTACTCGCTCATTTGTTTCTAAATCAATTTCAGACCAATCATTTACTCCTAGTCAATATCCAAAACCTCTGGGGGTTGCTACAATAGAAAATGACGAACGATGGAATAAAGCTTGGGAAAAAGCACTTCAACAATTAAAAAAAGTTAAAAATCCTCCTACTGAACCACCGCAATATGATTTTATGATGTATTTTAATGATGAAGTTTCTTATAAATTTAAAATTTGGTTTAAAGGGAAAGAGCTAATATTTAAAGATATTACCTCTAAAGACTACTATTCTATTAGTACTGAAGATTACTCAGAACAAATCAAGTTTATCTTTAGTAAATTAACTGAATATAAATAATACTACAGTTATTAATAACCGTAACCGTTAATGCAAAAGTATTATGGGGTTGCAATATACAGATTCACATACAAATTGTTCCAGTAGTATAACAATTTTTTTCATGCCTTTTGGCACTAATATTTATTATAATGTTTAATTCTAATTGCAATCTTTTAAGATATATGTGGAGGTAAAAACTAGCAGTAATATCTTCGACTTAAAAGTGTGAAATTGGAAATCGAGGTATGTGACTTGCTGAATTAGAAGGTACTAACAGATTATATGTGAATAGTCCAATTGCTTTAAGATGTACATTTACGTTCAGATAGGAGTTTCAATAGTATTAAGGCTTTATGCCATAGTTTTACTTTTTATTCAAAAATAAATGTTGTCATCGAAATATTAAACTGTATAGATGGTAGTAGAGAGGTCAGTTTTTAACCGCCTCTCTTTCAACTATTCCTTGATTGATTTAAACCAGAGCTCATAGGCTTTTTCTGTTAATTCTCCAACAATTCTTTTATCTTCTCTTCCATTTTTAAAATGGACTATTGTTGGAGTCGCATCAATATTAAACTCATCCCAACCAGTTTCGGAGTAATTTTCCAAGTTGATTAATTTTAAATCGATCTTCAATTTTTGGGCCATCGGTATAACAATGGGTGTAACCTTTTTACAGTGTGAACAGCTAGTTTGATAAAAATAAACTGTTAATTCTTCTTGATTTTTTAAATAAGTTTGTAATTTTTTTAAAGAAATTTCATTTTTATAAAGATTATTAGTCTTATGTTCTGTAGCTGATTCAATTTGTTGAGATGGTTTTTGAAATACAATTATTAAAACAAAAGCACAAACAATTACTATAAATGTAACAATTATTTTTTTCATAATTACCCCCATATTTTAATCTATGGTAAATATTCCACAAAATAGGTATAACTCCTTCAAATAATTAGAATTATTTTGCAAATCATTAATAATTGGATAACGATAATGATTATGATTAAAATAACTTGTAACATTTTACAATTAAAAAAGTTTGGCCCAATTTACATATATCAGTTTATTTATAATGCCCTATTATAAATATAATGTTCTGTAATATTTTTATAGATATTATCATTACGGACGGCAGCTGTCATTATCTAACTATTAGTTGCTTTAGTGATGTTGTGTTCCTAATAAACCATTAATATCAATTCCTCATATGTTTCTTGCCTATAATTTGTTACAAATAAAACTGTGAATCTAAGCATTTGTTATTGATGTATTTTTCTTTAATCTTGTTATCTATTTCCACAATCCATTCTTTCATTATTTTTGCTCTCCACTCATTCGTTAATCCGTTTGTAAAGTATTGATGTTTATAATCATCATCATGACAAGAAACTGATTTATTATTAGTAGGATGATGGCTTGTATTGGTATAATTCATGATGACAGGTATTAGGTTAACATGCCTTAGTGAAACAACGTTTATATGATAAAATAGATGAGGATTTAGTAACTAATAAAGGATGTAGGAATTATGGGGCATAAAGCACCCTCAAATAAAAAGAATAAACCTTTCTTAACAAAAAACGGAAAAGCGTGGGTCATACTAATCGGCGGTTTTCTTTTATTATTGCTTTCGATCATCGTTTCCATCTCCATGGGAGAAGGTAAAACAAGCGTGACAACGATTCTTAATTCTTTCTTCCATTACAACGAGGATAATATTGTTCACCAATACATAAAGGAAATTCGTTTACCACGTGCTTTAGCTGGTGTATTTGTTGGAATCTTTTTGGCGATTTCTGGAGCGATCATGCAAGGAATGACGAGAAATCCTTTGGCTGACCCTTCGATTATGGGGGTCATGGGCGGTTCTGAATTAGCGATTGCGGTAGTATTCGCTTTTTTTCATGGAACCTCCTATCTCTTTCTGCTTTTTGCCTCCTTTATTGGGGCAGGAATTAGTGCAATGATTGTCTTTTCGATCGGATCCTGGACGAAGGGTGGACTAACACCTGTGAAACTTGCCCTTGCAGGAACAGCCATCGGTACGATGTTTAGTGCACTATCAACGACAATTGCGATTCGTTTTAATGTAGCGAGAGACTTAAGTTTCTGGTATGCAGGCGGTGTCGTTGGGACGAAATGGTCGAGCATTCCGTTTATTCTCGTCGTTGCTGTCATCGGAATCCTAATCGCCCTCTTTATATCAAAAAAAATCAATGTATTAAGTATGGGAGAAGATGTCGCATTAGGGTTAGGTATCAATGTGTTTTGGACAAAGCTATTAGGATCGGTTACTGTTGTCCTTTTGACAGGTGCCAGTGTTTCAATCGCTGGAATGATTGGCTTTATCGGATTAATTATTCCACACATTACCCGATTTATTGTTGGTTCGAATTATCGATTGATCATCCCTTGTTCAGGTATACTCGGTGGTCTTCTTTTAATTTTTTCTGATATGCTTTCACGAGTGATCAATCCACCATACGAGACACCTGTAGGGGCCATTACTTCCTTAATTGGTGTACCTTTTTTCCTCTATCTTGCTAGAAGAGAAGGGAGAGGTCTGTGATGAAACGAAAAATAACGATCGTGTTTGGCATTCTTCTTCTTTTATTAATTGCCGTCTTTTTTATTAATTTATCATTAGGGACAATTAGTATTTCACCCCTATCTGTCATAGCTACTTTGGCGGGTTATGGGACTAGTCAGGATGGCATTGTATTGTTTGATTTCCGTCTCCCACGTATTGTAATTGCACTGCTCATAGGAATAGGCTTAGCAATTTCGGGTGTCATCTTGCAAGGAATAACGAACAATGATTTAGCTGACCCAGGAATTTTAGGAATCAATACTGGTGCAGGACTTTTTGTCGTTATCTTTATTTTTTTCACTGAGAATACCGTTTTCAAATCACTTAGCAGTTATCTTATGCCATTGGCTGCTTTTGCCGGAGCCATAATTGCAATGTTTCTTATTTATGTTTTGGCATGGAAAAATGGTATTACCCCTAAACGGTTGATTCTTGTCGGAATCGGAATCAATTCGGCCTTTAGTGCGTTATTGATCATTTTTCAATTAAAAATGACCAACCAAAGCTTCTCCGAAGTCATTACTTGGTTATCGGGCGATCTGTGGGGAACAAATTGGGGGTTTGTTGTAGCTATTTTACCGTGGATTATTGTGCTAGGTTCCTATGTATGGATTAAATCGCGGACACTTAATGTGTTGCGACTCGGTGATGAGTTATCTGTCGGAATGGGAGTAAAATTGGAACGGGAACGCCGCATTCTTCTTTTTGTTGCTGCCGCATTAGCCGGTGCATGTGTTGCTTTTGGTGGCGGTTTGGCTTTTATTGGATTGATTGCACCCCATTTAGCGAAAAGAATCGTTGGGCCACTACACCAAATCATGATACCTGTTGCCGCTTTGATCGGAGCTTTGATTTTATTGATTGGAGATACGATTGCAAGGAACTTCTTCGGTCCATCGGAGATCCCTGTTGGTTTGATTGTGTCAATTATCGGTGCTCCGTATTTTGTGTATTTATTGGTGAAAACAGCATAAGGATTCATCTCTTTTACGTTTATATTTGTCCAAATCGGGAACATATACACTATAAAGGAGATGATTTTTCTTGAGTAAAAAAATTGCAACAGTGATCACAGACCTGTTTGAGGATTCAGAATATAGTGAGCCTGCAAAAGCCTTTCAGGAAGCAGGACATACTGTCGTAACGATTGAAAAGGAAAAAGGAAAGAAGATAACAGGAAAAAATAAGGAAGTAGAAGTCACAATCGATGAAAGTATTGACTCAGTAAATCCGAATGACTATGACGCATTATTTATTCCAGGTGGATTTTCTCCCGATCAACTTCGTGCAGATGACCGTTTTGTTCAATTCGCCAAAGCGTTTATGGATGAAAGTAAACCAGTGTTCGCTATTTGTCATGGACCACAATTGCTTATTACTGCAAAATCACTAGATGGCAGAGATGCAACTGGATATACTTCAATAAAAGTGGATTTAGAGAATGCTGGAGTTAATTTTCGCGATGAAGAAGTCGTTGTGTGCGGTGAACAGCTTGTCACGAGTCGAACACCGAAAGATATCCCCGCATTTAATCGTGAAGCATTGAAGCTTTTGAATAAATAATGATTGATAACCTATCCCGGCTAATGCCGGGATATTTGTGTTTAGGGAACATCGATTTGATTTTATGCAACATCGGAATCTGGTTTGAGGATTATGTACCTTCTTACAAACTACATTGAGGTACCTGTTTGCAATTTTTCATTAATGATATACCTCATCAACTGCTTATGAGGTACTTCTTTTGGTTTTTTCTTCACTAATGTACCTCATCACCCGCTTATAAGGTGTTTCTTTTGGTTTTTTCTTCACTGATGTACCTCATCACCCATTTATAAGGTACTTCTTTTGGTTTTTTCTTCACTGATGTACCTCATCACCCATTTACAAGGTACTTCTTTTGGTTTTTTCTTCACTAATGTATCTCATCACCCACTTATGAGGTACTTCTCTTTCTGTTTTCATCAATGATGTATCCCATAGCCCATTTATGAGGTACTTCTTTTTCCTTTTTCATCAATGATGTATCCCATAGCCCATTTATGAGGTACTTCTCTTTCTTTTTTCATCAATGATGTATCCCATAGCCCACTTATGAGGTACTTCTTTTTCCTTTTTCTTGTTTGTGGATCATAGCATCTCATAAGTCTATGTTCTTTTTTCAAAAAAAAATAGGACACTAGAAAGTCTACTGTCCCAAAATTACCCTAATTAATCCATGTCTATAATTATTTCAGAAAGGATTGGAGTCTCCTTATATGTGTATGGCTCCTTAAATGCTTTAAATACAAATTGCAATCCAGAAAGATCATCAGGCAGTGGCGGTGACACGATAAAATTGTAGCTAAAATGTCCACCTGTTCCCCCTCCGTCATTCATTCGGCAGCTGTACTCCTCTGCTATGAATAACTCCCAATGACGTTGCCTACGAAAATGATCCTCATGAGAATCTTTTGTATCATCCCAATCAATCGTAAAGTTTACTACACTTGCATTATTATACTGGCGCATGAATGCCACTGTATAAAAATATTCATCTTTTGCCACTGATTTCAATATTGGCATATACTTTTGGAATTTATTCGGTTCAACTTGAGGTCGAAACTCTTCGTCATTTCTTAACGTGCTAAATACCGCATGTAACAAATCTTCGTAAAGATCATACTTATCGGCCCACTCAGAAATATATTTTTTTGGCGGAAATCCAGGATCAGCATTTGATACTTCTTTCCTCTGTTGGATTAATGAACAAATCTGCTCATCAATCTGGCGGATTCTTTCATCATAATGATTAGTAGGTCGTTCAAATGGCAAACGTTTCATTTTTTCCCCCTTGTGGACTTTTCTAGATTCGCCTTACTATCCCCTATTGATTTAGTCAACGCTTTTATTTTACCCCATCATGATTGTTAATTACAGTTAATTCCTTCTTCTTATCTCATTGCTTAGATGTGTTCTTTCTACTCGATACAATTAATGTTTTGAATAAGTGTTTTTTGTTTAGGGAAAAATTTAACTGGGGTGATGACTTGTTCTTTTTATTAAATATACTCGGTGTATTGATTGTAGCCGGACTGGTTTTCCTTTGTTCACCAGCTAAGCGTAAAATAAAGTGGCGATCTCTTCTTAGCTTGTTTATCGTTGAACTTGTAATTACTTGGTTTATGTTATCAACATCAATTGGGACATGGATTATTAATAAGATTGCCGCTTTCTTTTCTTGGTTGGTTTCATGTGCCAATGATGGAATTGCCTTTGCTTTTCCTTCGGTGATGGCAAATGACACGGTTGATTTCTTTTTTAGCGCTTTGATGCCGATTATTTTTATTGTTACTTTTTTCGATATTTTATCTTATTTTGGAATTATGACATGGATCATTGACAAGGTAGGATGGGTCATATCGAAAATTTCCGGTTTACCAAAGATGGAAAGTTTCTTCTCGATTCAAATGATGTTTTTAGGAAATACGGAGGCTTTGGCAGTTATTCGGGAACAGTTGATTGTCCTGAAAAGTCAACGACTTCTTACTTTCGGCATCATGAGTATGAGTAGTGTCAGTGGTTCCATTCTTGGAGCTTATTTATCCATGGTTCCCGCTGAATATGTATTTGCCGCGATTCCGTTAAACTGTTTAAATGCATTATTATTAGCAAGCATTTTAAACCCGGTTGAAGTTAGTAAGGAAGAAGATATCGTCTATGTTCCACCGAAAGAAGAAAAAAAAGATTTCTTCTCTACGATTTCAAACAGTATGCTCGTTGGCATAAATATGGTCATTGTTATTCTAGCAATGGTTATTGGATATGTTGCAATAACATCATGCCTTAATGGAATACTCGGGTTCTTCGTACATGGATTAACCATTCAAAAGATTTTCGGTATTATTTTCAGTCCTTTTGCTTTCCTCTTAGGATTAGGAACGCACGATGCCATGTATGTTGCATCCTTAATGGGAATCAAAATTTCAACCAATGAATTTGTCGCTATGATGGACTTAAAAAGCCATTTAAAGGACATGTCTCCACATACGATTGCTGTAACTGTTACATTCTTAACCTCATTTGCCAACTTTAGTACAGTCGGCATGATTTACGGCACATATAATTCGATATTCGGAGAAAGTAGCTCAAGTATTATTGGGAAAAATGTGTGGAAGCTTTTAGTTAGTGGAATGGCAGTCTCACTACTTAGTGCCATGATTGTCGGATTATTTGTGTGGTAGGAAGAAGGGGACAAACCCCTTTTTCCTATTTAAGGTAAGTATCTTCTTGCACCTGCTAATTCTTCGATATATCCTTTCGTGTTAACGGGGATGATTTCAACATTTTTCTTAGAGTTTGGCGAATGGATCATCATTCCATCCCCCGCATACATTGCTACGTGATGGACACTTCCTTTTCCATTATCGTGTGCAAAGAAAAGCAAATCTCCCGGTTGTAATTCATCTAGATTCACAGGTATACCATTTTTAGCTTGAACACTTGAGTCTCTTGGAATTGTGATGCCATGGGATTGATACATAGTAAATGTAAATCCGGAACAATCAAATCCAAAACCGCTCATCCCCGCCCATAAATAGTGCAACCCAAGAAATTTTTTTCCGGTTTCCACTAATTCTTTACCTGTTGGCGTAGGGATATCAGCTTGTGAACGATACATTTGTGCATGTTCTTTTTTTATAAAAGCAAGTTTGCCATTTGGTTTACGTACTTTATAAGCGTATTTTGTTTCTCCTTCATATGGAAGGCGAGTATTATAGCTAATTTCGATTTCCTTCTTTTTAAAAGATGGTGACTGATAAAGAAATGTTGTCGGTTCAGTAATCATTACAAATGGTTGATTGTCTTCCTTTGCGAACTTTTTGTTAAAAGCAAGTTGGGAAGCTGGCATCCAACCTGGATAACCAATTTCACTTCTCGGAGTTGGCTGTCCTTCTATTGCTACTTTTACCCAGTCCCCTTGCCGCTCAAGGATGGTCACTTTATTTCCGTATAAGCCTTGAGTTTCCAGCATCCCATCACCTGATAATTGTAATTGTTGTTCAAGATTCATGGCGTTCGTCCATTTTCTCATATCGACCGGGTTTGTTGCTGAAGGAGCATCAACTGGACGTAAAATATTAGGTGCTGTCCAAAGTGTCGCAACAGAGACGTCGATATAAGCAGTTTCTTCCGACTTTTTCTCTTTTGCTTCTGTATTTGTAGGATTCACTATTCCAAAGCCTACTAGAAAAACCGCTACTAACGTTAATACGAATCGTTTCATTCCTAATTCCTCCCTTTTTTAAAATTATCAATGAAACTATTAATCTATTAGTGATATTTCGATTTATGACGGATAGAATCTGTTTTGTGACTCATAGATTTCGATTTGTGCATCATACTTTTTGGTTTGTGGATCATAGATCCAGTTCTTACCGCTGTTTTTTCTGTTTGGGTAGCATAGAATCTGTTTTGCGACTCATAGATTTCGATTTGTGCATCATACTTTCAAGTTTGTGGATCATCGTTACACCTTTCGACGACCTAAAGCACCGTTCCAATCCCAGGCAAATCAGATAATTGAATGTTTTCCCCTTTATAAGTCATCACGTCTGGTTCTTCAGAAAGCCAAAGGGGCGCATCCAGATCAAAGTATTTTACATTTGGATGTGCGGCGGCAAAATGTGCGGCGGCTCCTACTGAAAGGGTTGGTTCCATCATACTTCCAATCATGCAGGCGACCCCATTTGCTTCAGCAATACTTGCAATACTCCAGGCTTGCGAGATTCCACCGCATTTCATAAGTTTGATATTTAATAGATCAATATAACGACCTGAGACGAGTTTGAGTGTATCTTTTGCAGAAAACAGACTTTCATCCGCCATGATTGGCGTTGATACTCTTTCTGTGACGAATTTCAGGCCATCAAGGTCATAGCTGGCAACAGGCTGTTCAATGAATTCAATATTAAACTGTTTTTCTTCCATTTCTTTAATTAGTTGGACCGCTTGTTTTGGCTTCCATCCTTGATTTGCATCAAGACGAAGCATTACCGTATTAGGAATAACTGAATGGATAGCTTCAATGCGTGCAATATCAAGCTGTGGATCGGCCCCAACCTTTATCTTTAATGTTTGGAACCCATCTTCTACACTTTTTTTAGCATCTAATGCCATTTTCTCAGGTGTATCTACGCCTACGGTCATACATGTGGTTAAAGCACGTTTGTCACCAAGAAATGCATATAAAGGGATGTTCAGCAGTTTGCAATAGGCATCATGCAAAGCAATATCTGCTGCGGCTTTTGCACTTGTATTTCCAACACAGCACGTTTGGATTCGCTGAATAGCTGTTTGAAAATGGGTAATATCTTTACCAACCAGAGCATTTTTTATTGGGCCTGTTATTGCTGCCTCAATACCTTCCGATGAGTCACCCGTGATAACAAAGGTTGGTGCAGCAGCACCTCGTCCGATAATGCCATTCTCTAGTGTTAACGAAACTTCAATGTTCTCAATTTCAGTTGCAGTTCTTAATGCTGTCTTGAAGGGTACACGCAACGGAATATTACGACGCTTGACTTGTAAATCTTGAATAATCATACAAAGACGCTCCCTTTCATTCATTTAATTTGAGGGGATACCAGGCAGACCCGTTATCCCATTAAAAAATACTTAAAATTTTCGCAACAATCATTCCAAAATAGGTTCCTAGGAATGAGCCAATTAATGCCATGATAACCCCGATTGGGATTAGGGCGCGGCTGTAGGCTGCTGCTAGCATTGGTGCGGATGCCATTCCACCGATATTGGCAAGACTTGCTACGCCAAGTGTAAATAAATCATATTTAAAGAGTTTGCCTAATAACAACATGATGATTAAATGAATCAACATAATTAAAAATCCTGAGATGAGATAAATTGGTGCTTGTGCGATATTTGAAAAATCGGATTGTGAAGCGATTAAAGCAACAATGATATAAAGCATTACATTAGATACATCGAGTGCACCTGCAATTTTTGCAACAGGTGTTTGTCCTAAAATTAACCCAATAACAGATGCAATCATTATCGTCCAGCTTGTCCCATTAATTACTGCCCCTACTTCAGGAAGATGTTGCCCTGCGAAGGTGGATAATGACGAGATTAATAAGCCAATCCCGAGCAAATACAAAATATGTTGGAACTGAATCCCGGATTTTTCTTCTGAACTCGCTGCTGCTTCTTCAAACCCTTGTTGAATAAAACCTGTATCTGCTTTTGTCCAACGATTAAACTTACCTGCAAATGGAACGAGCCAAAACATGAACATAACCCAAACAGCGTAATTGATCGTGTCCATCATTAATGCATAACCGAAGATATTCTCCGGTACTTTCAAAATACCTTGAAGGGCAACCATATTAGCGGAACCGCCTGTCCAACTACCAGCAAGTGCGCCGAACGCCTTCCACGTATCTTTAATGTAAAAATGTTGAAAAGCAATATAGACAACGACAAAACCAACCATAATACTGAAAACTGCTACTAAAAATCCTCCAAGCATTCTAGGTCCAAGCTTAAATATGCTTCGGATGTCACATTTTAATAACATAATTGCCAGCATTGCCGGGAGCAGCGCCCCTTTTACATTCGTATAAACGGATGCTGTGGAATCATTATGAGCAAATAATCCACATGTTTGCATGATGGCGGAACCGATGTAAATAAGAACGATACCCGGTATAAATTTAAAAAATCGATTGCTGGAAAACTTTTTCTCAAATGCAACCATTAAAGCTGCAAATGCCACCAAAACACTTAGATACATAAAACCATCAGTAATCATAAATTTATATCCTCCTTTAAAAGACAAAAAATCCAGCCTAACAATGAAAAGTTAGACTGGATTTTGCCTAGGTTTTTTTAGACAAAGCAGTAATAGCATGATATTTTTTTAAGGCATCCTGAAAAGCGACAATCATCGCCTTTTGGGAAGAACCAAAATAACGATTTGAGATATCTTCTAAGAGTGACGGATCATCGATATGACGGCCAATGAAGAGTGATTGGACAAATCTTCGAGTTAAGTCTACCGTCGCCGAACAATCTACATCAATAATTTTTCCTGTAGTCCGATTGACAACTAATGCGAGAAAATACTGACTGAATTTCTTAGTGATCGGATTATTTTGCGAAGACTTCGCATCTCCCGTAATAAAAATTGCTTCTTTCTCGTACATACGATTGTTTCCTTTCAATTTTATTAACAGACGATACAAGGAACAAACAAGGGACACTTGTTCAGCGCTTATATCATGTAATCGTTTTCAAAGGAATACTATTAATATATCATTTTTTTTGTAATCAGACAATAGGAAATATTTTGTCTGAAAAAGGACAATGGATCTAGTCCACTGTCCTGCTATGATAATTCACTTTCAGTCACCCATTTATGGTTCTTAACTTCTTTGCCCCCGTTAGTTGGCTTGTAGTCGACCATATAGACAGTTGTTTTTTCCGCTGAAACAATTTCTGCTTTTGCACCTTTCATTCCCTTCATATGATCGGCTTCAATGGTAACTTTGTCTCCCGGTTTGAACGTTTTATCGTCTGCATTTTTTATTTCTTCCTGAATCACCCATTTGTGATTCTCCACTTTCGGTCCGCCAGTTGTGGGCGTGTAGGTAATGATATATGCTGTCGTATCATATGCCCCGACAATTGTTGCTTCTGCACCTTTCATCCCCTTCATGTGGTCTGTTTGAATGGTGGCTTTACTTCCAGCTTGAAATTTAGGATTCGCAGCAACCTTCAGCCCTTTAGGGACTTCGCTTGAACTAGAATGTTTCATATCCATATGTTCTTCGGATTCGGAATTTGATTTTACATGTTTGTCTGGTTCTTTAGTTGAAGAACAGGCAGCAATCGAAATTGTTAAAATGATCACGACAATACTTAATATGTACTTTTTCATAATATCCTCCTCAAGTTTGCTGTTTAGGAAAAAAGGTTCCCTTAACTATATTTACCTTAAATAAAATCGGTAAACATACAGCCTTTTTGAGATGGAATTCTTTATTCGTCATTCGTCGATCTAGTTCCATTCCTTTGCTTTTCTTCAAACCAGTAAAGCGCCTTTTTCTCCATTTCTTGTACAAAAGATTTTTTCGCTTGGCTGTATTCTCTAGTGTCTTCAAACCGCTGGGCTAACTCGTCTTTAAAGCGACTATATTTGGAGACCGCTTCCGGATGAGCGCGCAAATAATCTCGAAAGATTAAATGTCGATTGATTTGAGGGTTGTCATATTGATAAAAGTGAATATGATGTGTACGATTTTCCCCGCCTTTTCGAAATAATCTTCTCCCGGGAATTCCCCATTCACCTGCAACATCATAGCCTAATGAGTTCATTTTTTGATTAAAAGAATCTATCCTCTCGATCTCTTTTACAATACACATCATGTCGATAACAGGT encodes:
- a CDS encoding nucleoside transporter C-terminal domain-containing protein, whose translation is MFFLLNILGVLIVAGLVFLCSPAKRKIKWRSLLSLFIVELVITWFMLSTSIGTWIINKIAAFFSWLVSCANDGIAFAFPSVMANDTVDFFFSALMPIIFIVTFFDILSYFGIMTWIIDKVGWVISKISGLPKMESFFSIQMMFLGNTEALAVIREQLIVLKSQRLLTFGIMSMSSVSGSILGAYLSMVPAEYVFAAIPLNCLNALLLASILNPVEVSKEEDIVYVPPKEEKKDFFSTISNSMLVGINMVIVILAMVIGYVAITSCLNGILGFFVHGLTIQKIFGIIFSPFAFLLGLGTHDAMYVASLMGIKISTNEFVAMMDLKSHLKDMSPHTIAVTVTFLTSFANFSTVGMIYGTYNSIFGESSSSIIGKNVWKLLVSGMAVSLLSAMIVGLFVW
- a CDS encoding type 1 glutamine amidotransferase domain-containing protein, with product MSKKIATVITDLFEDSEYSEPAKAFQEAGHTVVTIEKEKGKKITGKNKEVEVTIDESIDSVNPNDYDALFIPGGFSPDQLRADDRFVQFAKAFMDESKPVFAICHGPQLLITAKSLDGRDATGYTSIKVDLENAGVNFRDEEVVVCGEQLVTSRTPKDIPAFNREALKLLNK
- a CDS encoding C40 family peptidase, producing the protein MKRFVLTLVAVFLVGFGIVNPTNTEAKEKKSEETAYIDVSVATLWTAPNILRPVDAPSATNPVDMRKWTNAMNLEQQLQLSGDGMLETQGLYGNKVTILERQGDWVKVAIEGQPTPRSEIGYPGWMPASQLAFNKKFAKEDNQPFVMITEPTTFLYQSPSFKKKEIEISYNTRLPYEGETKYAYKVRKPNGKLAFIKKEHAQMYRSQADIPTPTGKELVETGKKFLGLHYLWAGMSGFGFDCSGFTFTMYQSHGITIPRDSSVQAKNGIPVNLDELQPGDLLFFAHDNGKGSVHHVAMYAGDGMMIHSPNSKKNVEIIPVNTKGYIEELAGARRYLP
- a CDS encoding FecCD family ABC transporter permease; the protein is MGHKAPSNKKNKPFLTKNGKAWVILIGGFLLLLLSIIVSISMGEGKTSVTTILNSFFHYNEDNIVHQYIKEIRLPRALAGVFVGIFLAISGAIMQGMTRNPLADPSIMGVMGGSELAIAVVFAFFHGTSYLFLLFASFIGAGISAMIVFSIGSWTKGGLTPVKLALAGTAIGTMFSALSTTIAIRFNVARDLSFWYAGGVVGTKWSSIPFILVVAVIGILIALFISKKINVLSMGEDVALGLGINVFWTKLLGSVTVVLLTGASVSIAGMIGFIGLIIPHITRFIVGSNYRLIIPCSGILGGLLLIFSDMLSRVINPPYETPVGAITSLIGVPFFLYLARREGRGL
- a CDS encoding FecCD family ABC transporter permease produces the protein MKRKITIVFGILLLLLIAVFFINLSLGTISISPLSVIATLAGYGTSQDGIVLFDFRLPRIVIALLIGIGLAISGVILQGITNNDLADPGILGINTGAGLFVVIFIFFTENTVFKSLSSYLMPLAAFAGAIIAMFLIYVLAWKNGITPKRLILVGIGINSAFSALLIIFQLKMTNQSFSEVITWLSGDLWGTNWGFVVAILPWIIVLGSYVWIKSRTLNVLRLGDELSVGMGVKLERERRILLFVAAALAGACVAFGGGLAFIGLIAPHLAKRIVGPLHQIMIPVAALIGALILLIGDTIARNFFGPSEIPVGLIVSIIGAPYFVYLLVKTA
- a CDS encoding RNA polymerase sigma factor; translated protein: MTSEDFESLYFEYSDKIYSYIFLYIKNKEITEDLTHDTFYKAFKNINSFKGNSTIYTWLIKIARNIVFDHFRRKKVLRFFSIEKHDSRKDEITPQEILIKGEEVKLLYEAINKLKLEYREIIILRKIKELSIKEISIILGWSETKIKNTTSRALAALRENFPKGEEDFNEKFTEMGKTL
- a CDS encoding thioredoxin family protein, translating into MKKIIVTFIVIVCAFVLIIVFQKPSQQIESATEHKTNNLYKNEISLKKLQTYLKNQEELTVYFYQTSCSHCKKVTPIVIPMAQKLKIDLKLINLENYSETGWDEFNIDATPTIVHFKNGREDKRIVGELTEKAYELWFKSIKE